One stretch of Actinacidiphila sp. DG2A-62 DNA includes these proteins:
- a CDS encoding TIGR03557 family F420-dependent LLM class oxidoreductase, with protein sequence MTTYGYFLSCEEFTPAELLDQARSAEQAGFEALAISDHFHPWNDEQGQSPFVWSMIGALSQVTSLPVTTLVTCPTVRMHPAINAQAAATASVLTGGRFRFGLGSGEALNEHVVGGAWPEAAERMELLDEAVQVIRRLLTGERVTHRGPHFTVQNARLYTVPDEPPPLHISGFGPQAAALAARIGDGFVTMAPDAALVEQFRKAGGGAKPVLGGLKVCWDADRDRAVRTVHRLWPNEALPGELAQILPTPEHFEQASSLVTEDMIADSVVCGDDVDAHVDAVGAYARAGFDEVYVNQIGPGQTEFFDAYRAEVLPRLRDAV encoded by the coding sequence ATGACGACGTACGGCTACTTCCTTTCCTGCGAGGAGTTCACGCCCGCCGAACTCCTGGACCAGGCACGCTCGGCCGAGCAGGCGGGCTTCGAGGCGCTGGCGATCTCCGACCACTTCCACCCCTGGAACGACGAGCAGGGCCAGAGCCCCTTCGTCTGGTCGATGATCGGAGCGCTGTCCCAGGTCACCTCCCTGCCCGTGACGACGCTGGTGACGTGTCCCACGGTGCGGATGCACCCCGCGATCAACGCCCAGGCCGCGGCCACCGCGTCGGTGCTCACCGGCGGCCGGTTCCGGTTCGGCCTCGGCAGCGGCGAGGCCCTCAACGAGCACGTCGTGGGCGGTGCCTGGCCGGAGGCGGCGGAGCGGATGGAGTTGCTCGACGAGGCGGTCCAGGTGATCCGGCGGCTGCTCACCGGCGAGCGCGTCACCCATCGCGGCCCGCACTTCACGGTGCAGAACGCCCGCCTGTACACCGTGCCGGACGAGCCGCCGCCGCTGCACATCTCCGGCTTCGGCCCGCAGGCCGCAGCCCTGGCCGCGCGGATCGGCGACGGCTTCGTGACGATGGCGCCCGACGCGGCCCTGGTGGAGCAGTTCCGCAAGGCGGGCGGCGGCGCCAAGCCGGTGCTGGGCGGCCTGAAGGTCTGCTGGGACGCCGACCGCGACCGCGCCGTGCGGACCGTGCACCGGCTGTGGCCGAACGAGGCGCTGCCCGGCGAACTGGCCCAGATCCTCCCCACCCCCGAGCACTTCGAGCAGGCGTCCTCGCTGGTCACCGAGGACATGATCGCCGACTCGGTGGTCTGCGGCGACGACGTGGACGCGCACGTGGACGCGGTCGGCGCCTACGCCCGCGCCGGCTTCGACGAGGTCTACGTCAACCAGATCGGCCCGGGCCAGACCGAGTTCTTCGACGCCTACCGCGCCGAGGTCCTGCCCCGGCTGCGCGACGCCGTCTGA
- a CDS encoding catalase: protein MSEEKSARPAVPGAPGSRPAPFDEPVEPREPLPPKADQRGPDTVSPTGQPTGADQAAVAQGGAYLTTAQGARLYETDHSLKAGPRGPVLLQDHHLREKITHFDHERIPERVVHARGAAAHGVFESYGTAAGITRAAFLAEGARTPVFTRFSTVLGSRGSADTVRDTRGFATKFYTSEGVFDLVGNNIPVFFIQDAIKFPDVVHAAKPHPDREIPQAQSAHDTFWDFVSLHTEATFHTLWNMSDRGIPRSYRMMEGFGVHTFRLVAADGGTTLVKFHWKPKLGVHSLVWEEAQIAAGVDPDFHRRDLADAIESGAHPQWELGVQTFPDTEDQMFEGIDLLDPTKIVPEEIAPVQPVGLLTLNANPSNFFAETEQVAFHVGHLVPGIDVTNDALLQGRLFSYVDTQITRLGGPNFAQLPINRPHAPVNDMLRDGMHQTAVHRGVAPYRPNSLDGGCPFLAGSETAAYIEAPVEVPAARKVRDAAASFDDHFTQPRLFWLSMSPAEKDHIADAYSFELGKCYEKAVKERNLTVLARIDPELCRTVAERLGLPVPEAGEALPDPAPSPALSQVGRTWPLDGRTVAVVTLDPSAGEVEEVRRQADADGLVPLVVAPAGGDGVQRTFATARSVEFDAVLVADAPAAAGERIDPRLAVLLTEAFRHGKAIGAWGGGSALLAAAGIETSEPGVVAADGGAGALAQVRELLGAHRVWDRLPSAF, encoded by the coding sequence ATGAGCGAAGAGAAGTCCGCAAGGCCCGCCGTCCCCGGCGCGCCCGGCAGCCGCCCGGCCCCCTTCGACGAGCCGGTCGAGCCGCGCGAGCCGCTGCCGCCGAAGGCCGACCAGCGCGGCCCTGACACCGTGAGCCCGACCGGACAGCCCACCGGCGCCGACCAGGCGGCGGTGGCGCAGGGCGGTGCGTACCTGACGACCGCGCAGGGCGCGCGGCTGTACGAGACGGACCACTCGCTGAAGGCCGGACCGCGCGGCCCGGTGCTGCTGCAGGACCACCACCTGCGGGAGAAGATCACCCACTTCGACCACGAGCGCATCCCCGAGCGGGTGGTGCACGCCCGCGGCGCCGCGGCGCACGGCGTCTTCGAGTCCTACGGCACGGCGGCGGGCATCACCCGCGCCGCGTTCCTCGCCGAGGGCGCGCGCACGCCGGTCTTCACCCGCTTCTCCACGGTGCTGGGCTCGCGCGGCTCGGCCGACACCGTGCGCGACACCCGCGGCTTCGCCACGAAGTTCTACACCAGCGAGGGCGTCTTCGACCTGGTCGGCAACAACATCCCGGTGTTCTTCATCCAGGACGCGATCAAGTTCCCCGACGTGGTGCACGCCGCCAAGCCGCACCCGGACCGGGAGATCCCGCAGGCGCAGAGCGCGCACGACACCTTCTGGGACTTCGTGAGCCTGCACACCGAGGCCACCTTCCACACGCTCTGGAACATGTCCGACCGCGGCATCCCGCGCTCGTACCGGATGATGGAGGGCTTCGGCGTCCACACCTTCCGGCTGGTCGCCGCCGACGGCGGCACCACGCTGGTGAAGTTCCACTGGAAGCCGAAGCTCGGCGTGCACTCGCTGGTGTGGGAGGAGGCGCAGATCGCCGCGGGCGTCGACCCGGACTTCCACCGCCGGGACCTGGCCGACGCGATCGAGTCGGGCGCGCACCCGCAGTGGGAGCTGGGCGTGCAGACCTTCCCCGACACCGAGGACCAGATGTTCGAGGGGATCGACCTGCTCGACCCGACGAAGATCGTGCCGGAGGAGATCGCGCCGGTGCAGCCGGTCGGGCTGCTGACGCTCAACGCGAACCCGTCGAACTTCTTCGCCGAGACCGAGCAGGTCGCCTTCCACGTCGGCCACCTGGTGCCGGGCATCGACGTCACCAACGACGCCCTGCTGCAGGGCCGGCTGTTCAGCTACGTCGACACCCAGATCACCCGGCTGGGCGGCCCCAACTTCGCGCAGCTGCCGATCAACCGCCCCCACGCGCCGGTCAACGACATGCTGCGCGACGGCATGCACCAGACCGCCGTGCACCGCGGTGTGGCGCCCTACCGTCCCAACTCCCTGGACGGCGGCTGCCCGTTCCTGGCCGGCTCGGAGACGGCCGCCTACATCGAGGCGCCGGTCGAGGTGCCGGCCGCGCGCAAGGTGCGCGACGCGGCGGCGTCCTTCGACGACCACTTCACCCAGCCGCGGCTGTTCTGGCTGAGCATGTCGCCGGCCGAGAAGGACCACATCGCCGACGCGTACAGCTTCGAGCTGGGCAAGTGCTACGAGAAGGCGGTCAAGGAGCGGAACCTGACGGTGCTCGCCCGGATCGACCCGGAGCTGTGCCGGACCGTCGCCGAGCGGCTGGGGCTGCCCGTGCCGGAGGCCGGCGAGGCGCTCCCCGATCCGGCGCCGAGCCCGGCGCTGTCCCAGGTCGGCCGCACCTGGCCGCTGGACGGCCGCACCGTCGCGGTCGTCACGCTCGACCCGTCCGCCGGGGAGGTCGAGGAGGTGCGGCGGCAGGCCGACGCGGACGGCCTGGTGCCGCTCGTGGTCGCGCCGGCCGGCGGGGACGGCGTCCAGCGCACTTTCGCCACCGCGCGGTCGGTCGAGTTCGACGCCGTGCTGGTGGCCGACGCGCCGGCGGCGGCCGGGGAGCGGATCGACCCGCGGCTGGCGGTGCTGCTGACCGAGGCGTTCCGGCACGGCAAGGCGATCGGCGCGTGGGGCGGCGGCAGCGCCCTGCTGGCCGCGGCCGGCATCGAGACGTCGGAGCCGGGCGTGGTCGCCGCGGACGGCGGCGCCGGGGCGCTGGCGCAGGTCCGCGAGCTGCTGGGGGCGCACCGGGTCTGGGACCGGCTGCCGTCGGCGTTCTGA
- a CDS encoding plasmid stabilization protein, producing the protein MPAGSNAKRERQYEHIKDSAEKRGESTGRAKEIAARTVNKNRARSGESKTASRTSTKDPKSASQRGGERSHRGAQGPTRDQLYEEARKKNVEGRSSMNKQELRKALGR; encoded by the coding sequence ATGCCTGCAGGATCGAACGCCAAGCGGGAACGCCAGTACGAGCACATCAAGGACAGCGCCGAGAAGCGCGGCGAGTCCACCGGCCGGGCCAAGGAGATCGCCGCCCGGACCGTCAACAAGAACCGGGCCAGGTCCGGCGAGTCGAAAACGGCGAGCCGTACCTCCACCAAGGACCCCAAGTCGGCCTCGCAGCGCGGCGGCGAGCGCTCCCACCGCGGGGCGCAGGGACCGACCCGCGACCAGCTCTACGAAGAGGCCAGGAAGAAGAACGTCGAGGGCCGCTCCAGCATGAACAAGCAGGAGCTGCGCAAGGCGCTGGGCCGCTGA
- a CDS encoding HAD family hydrolase: protein MADDGQSSPAAVLFDVDGTLMDTVYLHTLAWWEALRQQGRHVPMATIHRSIGMGSDHLMDALLGEDRDCDGDDALKAAHDTLYAADWPRLTPLPGAAELVRACARRGLRVVLASSASGEEAQVMVDTLGVDDALYAVTTADDVDSSKPAPDLVRQALDRGGVPADRAVFVGDAVWDAKAARAADVPCLGVLTGGVSRAELTDAGAKDVYDSPADLLDRLDRSAIGALTATPPT, encoded by the coding sequence ATGGCGGACGACGGACAGAGCTCTCCCGCGGCGGTGCTCTTCGACGTGGACGGCACGCTGATGGACACCGTCTACCTGCACACCCTCGCGTGGTGGGAGGCGTTGCGGCAGCAGGGGCGGCACGTGCCGATGGCGACGATCCACCGGTCCATCGGCATGGGCAGCGACCATCTGATGGACGCGCTGCTCGGCGAGGACCGCGACTGCGACGGGGACGACGCGCTGAAGGCGGCGCACGACACCCTGTACGCCGCCGACTGGCCGCGGCTGACGCCGCTGCCCGGGGCCGCCGAGCTGGTCAGGGCCTGCGCCCGGCGGGGACTGCGGGTGGTGCTCGCGTCCTCCGCCTCGGGCGAGGAGGCCCAGGTCATGGTCGACACGCTGGGCGTGGACGACGCGCTGTACGCGGTGACCACGGCCGACGACGTGGACTCCAGCAAACCCGCCCCCGACCTCGTGCGGCAGGCGCTGGACCGGGGCGGCGTCCCGGCCGACCGCGCGGTGTTCGTCGGGGACGCCGTGTGGGACGCGAAGGCGGCGCGCGCCGCGGACGTGCCCTGCCTGGGCGTGCTGACCGGCGGCGTCTCGCGCGCCGAGCTGACCGACGCCGGGGCGAAGGACGTCTACGACTCGCCCGCCGACCTGCTCGACCGCCTGGACCGCAGCGCGATCGGCGCGCTGACCGCCACGCCACCGACGTGA
- a CDS encoding cytochrome c oxidase subunit 4 produces MRTERNLFAGVAVFFLLTGVGYGWWSGPEPAGTAALAVAFLMASVIAFFFDRTLRRDGSRPEDRRDGRIADRAGPLDFFPARSPYPPVLASGAALTVLGVVFGLWLFLIGFGVLAAGVGGMVFQYVHRGEG; encoded by the coding sequence ATGAGGACCGAACGGAACCTGTTCGCCGGGGTGGCCGTGTTCTTCCTGCTGACCGGGGTCGGCTACGGGTGGTGGTCGGGCCCGGAGCCGGCGGGGACGGCCGCGCTCGCGGTCGCCTTCCTGATGGCGTCGGTCATCGCCTTCTTCTTCGACCGTACGCTGCGGCGCGACGGCAGCAGGCCGGAGGACCGGCGGGACGGCCGGATCGCCGACCGCGCCGGACCGCTGGACTTCTTCCCGGCCCGCAGCCCGTACCCGCCGGTGCTCGCCTCGGGCGCGGCGCTCACCGTGCTGGGCGTCGTCTTCGGCCTGTGGCTGTTCCTGATCGGCTTCGGCGTGCTGGCCGCCGGGGTCGGCGGGATGGTGTTCCAGTACGTGCACCGCGGCGAGGGATAG
- a CDS encoding MFS transporter translates to MDSQRTSRAGQDRRGPHAGRGENRGRWRALAVCLTAGFMTLLDVSIVNVALPSIRTGIGASQSGLQWVLSGYALAFGLALVPAGRLGDVRGRRTMFMAGLALFTLASALAGAAQNEGWLIGARLLQGAAGGVLVPQVSGFIQQMFQGAERGRAFGLLGATIGVSTAVGPLLGGLLIQLFGSREGWRWVFYVNLPIGAVLLPLAYRLLPGRARPEGAQDRDGTDAGGGRDAAGGAARGRGGGRGGGRGDLDPFGVLLLGAGTVILLLPFVEERQWAGAGKWLLVPLAVLVLGAFVAWERRYRRHGEPLVDLGLFRRRSYGLGTLLSLLYFAGFTSIFFVLTLFLQNGMRYSALEAGLSIMPFALGSGAAAAVGGRVVTRVGRPLVAAGLGMVVVGLLGAALAVELDDTRSVGFATALPLLFAGIGSGLVISPNQTLTLSEVPVDRAGSAGGVLQTAQRIGSAAGIAAVGSVFFARAGGARPDWSAGLRHGLLASTGLAAVALLVALFDVFSGPANTPEPGPANTPDSGPANTPNRGGDRA, encoded by the coding sequence TTGGACTCCCAGCGCACCTCCCGCGCCGGGCAGGACCGGCGGGGCCCGCACGCCGGCCGCGGTGAGAACCGCGGCCGGTGGCGGGCGCTCGCGGTCTGCCTGACCGCGGGCTTCATGACGCTCCTGGACGTCAGCATCGTCAACGTCGCCCTGCCCTCGATCCGCACCGGCATCGGCGCGTCCCAGAGCGGCCTGCAGTGGGTGCTGTCCGGCTACGCGCTCGCCTTCGGCCTGGCGCTGGTGCCGGCCGGGCGGCTCGGCGACGTCCGCGGCCGGCGGACGATGTTCATGGCGGGCCTGGCGCTCTTCACGCTCGCCAGCGCGCTGGCCGGCGCCGCCCAGAACGAGGGCTGGCTGATCGGCGCGCGGCTGCTCCAGGGCGCGGCCGGCGGCGTGCTGGTGCCGCAGGTCTCCGGCTTCATCCAGCAGATGTTCCAGGGCGCCGAGCGGGGCCGGGCGTTCGGCCTGCTTGGCGCGACGATCGGCGTGTCCACGGCGGTGGGCCCGCTGCTGGGCGGGCTGCTGATCCAGCTGTTCGGCTCCCGCGAGGGCTGGCGCTGGGTGTTCTACGTCAACCTGCCGATCGGCGCGGTGCTGCTGCCGCTGGCGTACCGGCTGCTGCCGGGCAGAGCGCGGCCGGAGGGTGCTCAGGACCGCGATGGTACGGACGCCGGGGGCGGCAGGGACGCCGCAGGCGGCGCGGCGCGCGGCCGGGGCGGCGGACGAGGTGGCGGACGCGGCGACCTCGATCCGTTCGGCGTCCTCCTGCTGGGCGCCGGCACGGTGATCCTGCTGCTGCCGTTCGTCGAGGAGCGGCAGTGGGCGGGCGCCGGGAAGTGGCTGCTGGTGCCGCTGGCGGTGCTGGTGCTGGGCGCGTTCGTCGCCTGGGAGCGGCGCTACCGGCGGCACGGCGAGCCCCTGGTCGACCTCGGCCTGTTCCGCCGCAGGTCGTACGGCCTGGGCACGCTGCTGTCGCTGCTGTACTTCGCCGGCTTCACCTCGATCTTCTTCGTGCTGACGCTCTTCCTGCAGAACGGGATGCGCTACAGCGCGCTGGAGGCGGGTCTGTCGATCATGCCGTTCGCGCTGGGCTCGGGGGCCGCCGCCGCGGTCGGCGGGCGGGTCGTCACCCGCGTCGGGCGGCCGCTGGTGGCCGCGGGGCTCGGCATGGTGGTCGTCGGGCTGCTCGGCGCGGCGCTCGCGGTGGAGCTGGACGACACCCGCTCGGTGGGCTTCGCCACGGCCCTGCCGCTGCTGTTCGCCGGCATCGGCAGCGGCCTGGTGATCTCGCCGAACCAGACGCTGACGCTGAGCGAGGTGCCGGTGGACCGCGCCGGCAGCGCGGGCGGCGTCCTGCAGACGGCGCAGCGGATCGGGTCGGCGGCGGGCATCGCCGCGGTCGGCTCGGTCTTCTTCGCCCGGGCCGGCGGCGCCCGCCCCGACTGGTCGGCGGGCCTGCGGCACGGCCTGCTGGCCTCGACGGGCCTGGCCGCGGTGGCCCTGCTGGTCGCGCTGTTCGACGTCTTCTCCGGACCCGCGAACACGCCGGAGCCCGGACCCGCGAACACGCCGGACTCAGGGCCCGCGAACACGCCGAACCGGGGCGGCGACCGCGCCTGA
- a CDS encoding hemerythrin domain-containing protein — MSSATAERAEAARLPDGDAIAVLLNQHARIRDLFATVRATRGDERRQAFDELRALLAVHEVAEELVVRPVAKDIAGKDEADARNHEEAEATEVLKRLEKADLDSAEFEADFAQFERAVGDHADHEENEEFPALLRECSQERRQAMGERLLRAERMAPTHPHPTAAGKPAALALTGPFAAMMDKARDAMSR; from the coding sequence ATGAGTTCTGCCACTGCCGAGCGGGCCGAGGCGGCCCGGCTGCCCGACGGCGACGCGATCGCCGTCCTGCTCAACCAGCACGCGCGCATCCGGGACCTGTTCGCGACGGTACGGGCCACCCGGGGCGACGAGCGCCGGCAGGCGTTCGACGAGCTGCGGGCGCTGCTCGCCGTCCACGAGGTCGCCGAGGAACTGGTGGTGCGCCCGGTCGCCAAGGACATCGCGGGCAAGGACGAGGCCGACGCCCGCAACCACGAGGAGGCCGAGGCCACCGAAGTGCTCAAGCGGCTGGAGAAGGCCGACCTCGACAGCGCCGAGTTCGAGGCCGACTTCGCGCAGTTCGAGCGGGCGGTCGGCGACCACGCCGACCACGAGGAGAACGAGGAGTTCCCCGCGCTGCTGCGGGAGTGCTCGCAGGAGCGGCGGCAGGCGATGGGCGAGCGGCTGCTGCGGGCCGAGCGGATGGCGCCCACCCACCCGCACCCGACCGCGGCGGGCAAGCCCGCGGCCCTTGCCCTCACCGGACCCTTCGCGGCCATGATGGACAAGGCGCGGGACGCGATGAGCCGCTGA
- a CDS encoding carboxylate-amine ligase gives MSSEDTGITLGVEEEYLLLDAAGGLPVPSAAKVQRAAGLEAAGRDDCAVDRELLQAQVEVATPVCRDLDEVTAHLIRLRALVGRAAGRVGCLAAATGAAPLGTDVDVPVTPRPRYQAMRVEAGQLVDEQLICGMHVHVSVPDRDAGAGALARLRPWLPVLIALGANSPFWNARDTGFASWRTVVFGRWPASGAPPFTADGDAYEQRARELLATGVIPDRRQLYWHARLSDTYPTLEVRAPDVQIDPGTAVTLAGLVRGLVATALDEVAEGRPAPDPPAGVLTAAGWHAARHGLADTLVDPRAGKAVGAAQAAQALLDHVTPALRRLGDEHRVGEGLRRLLDGGTGADRQRAAARSGGDAALVDLLTLDAGDGADARVAGDGVGAGDAEGADRTEPAGATGATRVEDPAGR, from the coding sequence ATGAGCAGCGAGGACACCGGCATCACGCTGGGAGTCGAGGAGGAGTACCTCCTGCTGGACGCGGCCGGCGGACTCCCCGTCCCCTCGGCCGCGAAGGTCCAGCGGGCCGCTGGCCTGGAGGCGGCCGGGCGCGACGACTGCGCGGTCGACCGCGAACTGCTGCAGGCCCAGGTCGAGGTGGCCACCCCGGTGTGCCGGGACCTCGACGAGGTCACCGCCCACCTGATCCGGCTGCGGGCGCTCGTGGGGCGGGCGGCGGGCCGCGTCGGCTGCCTGGCCGCCGCGACCGGCGCCGCGCCGCTGGGCACGGACGTCGACGTCCCGGTCACGCCCAGGCCCCGCTACCAGGCGATGCGGGTGGAGGCCGGGCAGCTGGTCGACGAGCAGCTGATCTGCGGCATGCACGTGCATGTCTCGGTCCCCGACCGCGACGCCGGCGCGGGCGCCCTCGCGCGGCTGCGGCCGTGGCTGCCGGTGCTCATCGCGCTGGGCGCGAACTCGCCGTTCTGGAACGCCCGCGACACCGGGTTCGCGAGCTGGCGCACGGTCGTCTTCGGCCGCTGGCCGGCCAGCGGCGCGCCGCCGTTCACCGCGGACGGCGACGCGTACGAACAGCGGGCCCGCGAACTGCTGGCCACCGGCGTCATCCCCGACCGGCGCCAGCTCTACTGGCACGCCCGGCTCTCCGACACCTACCCCACGCTGGAGGTGCGCGCGCCCGACGTGCAGATCGACCCGGGCACCGCGGTGACGCTGGCCGGGCTGGTCCGCGGCCTGGTGGCGACCGCGCTCGACGAGGTCGCGGAGGGCCGGCCCGCGCCCGATCCGCCGGCCGGCGTGCTCACCGCCGCGGGCTGGCACGCCGCGCGGCACGGCCTGGCCGACACTCTGGTCGACCCGCGGGCCGGCAAGGCGGTGGGGGCGGCGCAGGCCGCGCAGGCCCTGCTCGACCACGTGACGCCCGCGCTGCGCCGGCTCGGCGACGAGCACCGCGTCGGCGAGGGGCTGCGGCGGCTCCTGGACGGCGGCACCGGCGCGGACCGCCAGCGCGCCGCCGCACGGTCCGGCGGCGACGCCGCGCTCGTGGACCTGCTCACCCTGGACGCGGGCGACGGCGCGGACGCGCGGGTCGCGGGCGACGGCGTGGGCGCGGGCGACGCGGAGGGCGCGGACCGCACCGAGCCCGCCGGGGCGACCGGGGCGACCCGGGTCGAGGACCCCGCGGGACGCTGA
- a CDS encoding cysteine hydrolase family protein, whose product MSQDRRSAVIVIDMINTYDHPDAEPLMASVRQALPRVRQLIDRARSAGTDVIYVNDNFGRWRSHHDELLAAALEGPHADLVEPVLPDAESLFVVKARHSIFYQTPLEYLLQQSGVEHVVLCGQVTEQCVLYSALDAHIRHFDVSVARDAVACIHEDLADAALRMMERNMGARLVRARDVEL is encoded by the coding sequence ATGAGCCAGGACCGGCGCTCCGCCGTGATCGTGATCGACATGATCAACACGTACGACCACCCGGACGCCGAACCCCTGATGGCCTCGGTGCGCCAGGCGCTGCCGCGGGTACGGCAGTTGATCGACCGGGCGCGGTCCGCGGGCACGGACGTGATCTACGTCAACGACAACTTCGGCCGCTGGCGCTCGCACCACGACGAACTGCTCGCGGCGGCGCTGGAAGGGCCGCACGCCGACCTCGTGGAGCCCGTGCTGCCCGACGCCGAGTCGCTGTTCGTGGTCAAGGCCCGGCACTCGATCTTCTACCAGACCCCGCTGGAGTACCTGCTCCAGCAGAGCGGCGTGGAGCACGTCGTGCTGTGCGGCCAGGTGACCGAGCAATGCGTGCTCTACTCGGCGCTCGACGCGCACATCAGGCACTTCGACGTGAGCGTGGCGCGCGACGCCGTCGCCTGCATCCACGAGGATCTCGCGGACGCGGCGCTGCGCATGATGGAACGGAACATGGGCGCGCGGCTGGTCCGCGCGCGGGACGTCGAACTGTGA